tcatcaatctgaaatatctcaaataacattaatcaagaaaatcaatctaaacatggaacattgaaaaataaataaaaataaagaacctgggattgagagtcactcctaaaactaagagaagtcctaaatcctaatcctaagagagaggagagagaacctctctcactaaaaactacatctaaaaatatgaaaagtaaattatgagagcatgattgtgaatggatgcattctcccaatttatagcctctaatatgtgttctctgggcaaaaaactgggtcagaaacagcccagaagtcacttccagaaCTTTCtagtccgtacaggtcgcggaaaagtgacgcggccgcatggctcacgcggccgcgcgggttgcaTTCCtaccaggtcacgcgtccgcgtgactcacgcgttcgcgtcgtctggcgtcggggcagctatagcaaattatatatcaaatcgaagccccggacgttagctttccaacacaactgaaaccgcgtcgtttggacctctgtagctaaagttatagccgtttgagtttgaagaggtcaggctggacagcttagcaatttctccaacttattgtattccttccacttttgcatgcttcctttccatctccaagccattcctgccttataatatctgaaaacacttaacacacatatcaaggcatctaatggtaataagagaggattaataataagaaaatataagatcaaagaagtatgttttcaatcatagcacaaaatcaggaaggaaaatgtaaaacatgcgaattgtatgaataagtgagtaaagagttgataaaaactactcaattgagcataagataaaccataaaatagtggtttatcaatgaaGTAGAGGCACATATAATTAATGCTAATGGTTTTGAAAAGTTGATAACTGATTTGACCATCGAAGACATATGGGGACTTGTGTTTGATACAGAATCTCAAGTTTGTGAATTTTATGCCAAATATGCCAAGTGCTATGGATTTGTGTCCCGAAAAGACTTGAAGATGGTGGATGCTAATGGCAACATTAATACAAGACAGTTGGTTTGAAATAAAGCAGGAGAAAGACATTGGAAGCACCTTAAAAGGGACAATCGGCAAAGGGAGCATAGGGCAATTACTCGTGTCAACTGCAGGGCGAGGATTCGGTTCATTCGTCACTATAGAACAGGTAAATGGAAAGTTAGTGTCTTTGAGAGTGAACACAATCATCCACTGTGTCCACCTAAGTACAGACATCTTATTGTCGTGAATCATGGGCTTGATGAGGCTGATAAAACACAAGCAGACAGCTTGCGAGCATTTGGTGTTAAAACTTGCCACATAATAGGTTACATGGGTTTTCAAAAAGGCGGATATGATAAAGTGGATTTTACCAGCAAAGACTTACATAACCACATTAGTAAGACTAGGCGTGGCAAAGTGAAAGATGGTTATGCATTTGCTGTGTTGGCCTATTTGTTTTCTAAGGCATATAGTGACCCGTTATTTCTAGGAAAGTTCACCTTAAAGGATGGTAGGTTGGATAATTTGGTGTGGGCTGATAGAGAAAGCGTTGTTGATTACGAATGTTTTGGCAATGTACTGGCTTTTGACACTACTTACAAGAAAAATGTCTACAACAAGCCCTTAGTCATATTTTCAGAGACCAACCACCATTTCCAGACAACTATCTTTGGATGCGCTTTGCTCTCAGATGAAAGGTCTGAAACTTTCAAGTGGGCACTGAAGGAATTTTCAGAAATCATGTCAGGAAAACTATCCAGAGACATTATGACAGACGGAGACCGTGCTATGAGAGAGGCTATCCTATAAGTATTTCCTGGTATACTATACCGCCTTTGTGCATGGCATCTCCATCATAATACggtacaaaatataaaaaacaagcATTTTTTGGACGATTTTAGTGTATTTTTGTATGAACAGTTTACCGTACAAATATTTGAACAGAGATGGAACAAGATCATATCCAAATACGTACTTGCCGAGAATGAATGGGTCCAGGGCATTTATAATGACAGAATGAAGTGGGCTACCGCATATTTGAGGGAGCACTTCTTTGGCCGCATAAGAACTATATCACAGTGTGAGGGAATTTATTCATTATTGAAGAACTATGTTGACAGTAAAACCAATCTCCTTGAATTCATGCATAAATTTAGTGAAGTACTGAGGCATTATCAAAACAACCATCTTACTGCTGACTTTGAAACCTTTTATAAGTTTCCTGTTTTGACTACGTGCTTGGAAAGTTTTGAGAAACAAGCTGCTGAACTTTATactagaaatatttttaaacttgtGAAAGATGAGATAGATGCAGCAGGTGCCTTAAATGTGACTGAATGCCCAAATAGTAGAGACATTATTGAGTACAATACGAGTGAGTATTTTAATCAGCAATGGCAATTTAAAGTATCTTACAATAAAGACAAGGACCTGTTTGCGGATGAATGCAGGCTATTTGAGACTCGTAGATTACCGTGCTCCCACATCTTTGGGGTCTTGAAGCATCGCAATGCAAAATGCGTCCCTACATCTCTTATCctgaaaagatagacaagagaTGCAAAGAGTGATTTTATATGCTCAATTGGCGAGCAAGACACCGCTGATGATATAGTGCACACACTTAGATGCGGTGCAATGGCATCTATTTTTTGGAATCTTTGTGATATTTCTTCCAAAAATTCAGCCGACTATAAGAAAATCTCAGGTGAGTTACTTAAGCTAATTTCGAAGGTGCAAAATAAAGGTGATGCACAAGCGAGGCTTTTCCCCACGTCAGCGCTAATAGGTGATCTAGCTGTTGTGAAGTCAAAAGGGGCTCCAAGAAAGGTTTCAAAAGGCCAAAAGAGGCGAAGATATTTGCATTGTAAGTCAAGCAGGCATTTCGTTAGGACATGTCCATTACTCGCCAAGGAGGACTCCCCCGCCAACACTCAAATGCTGAAGATGAATCAATGGTATTAATATAATGCCTTGCTTAATTAGTTACTTTATGCTTAcctattattttaatatctttcGCAGAACTATTAAATAATGCTACATTTGagcaattttttaaatttttttagttggtTGAAGAATATGATGCCAATAAACAGACTCCCTCTCAGAACATAAAATCAGTAAAAAATACACACGTGcacaataacaataattttaaaGTAAGTACTTGTCCATGTTATACCATCTATCAAATTTATTGtcatttcaattcaaatttgcAACATATTATTCTCGTAGTGCttatattatttcttattattctATTACAAAAAATTCAAGGGTTGTGGAAGCAAGAAGTCTATATCTAAATTGACAGAGACACCGAAGATTAGAGCAAATAGCAAAAAAAAGTCGACAGAAGGTAACATTTCGCatatctaataatttatattagataattcaagaagaaaaattaagtcttaatttgaatttaaattattttaatccaaTACCATAAGTGCAACTAAGATTTTAAGGGTGAGTGAGGCCAACACTTTGAGAAAAGTCTTACTCAACTCTAGCTTGTCTGACtagtttctttatttattttgtttaaattttgtatcataattatttaaaaattatgatttaatGTTTAGACCGAAGAAATCACTCTAACTCAAGAGACATTAAAAGATAAGACTAACACATCAGGAATAGAAGTGACCGAAGTTCCAGATGCAGCCACAACCAAGATACCAGGATTGCCACAATATCCTATGCATCATTATCCAATGGTCCTTCCTTATCAACCTTATGGTGGAGTCCTCCCTATTCCTTTTCATCCTGTTCCAAATGGCATGGCGTACTTCAACCAATATCCTTCTACTGTCGGAATTACATCATATCCTCAGTTTTCTCATGTCTCGTCGTATTCTAGTGGACCCAGTGATAGCAATACATGGGCTGGACTTTTGAATGAtgtcatcaacaacaaaaagccatagagttataatctatatattatatttttaatttatgcatgTTAAAATTGCTGATTATATCTCCCTTTCAAGTGCTTGTGCTATCTTTGAGGATCATGAAAGTCCGTCTATTCTGAAGTTATCCTTGAGGCTTCAAGTTCTTTCACTGTGCTGTGCTAGATCTAAGGCTATTAATGATCCAGAAGGTTAGTTAATATGATCTTGATATGTTGAGCAGAAATTGTTGTAAttaccattattgttattgttgttgttgttatttttattatcatcatcaatgctTTTTATAGGAAAACTCTAGTTACTAATGctttttatataaaaactcTATCCCTATAGCACTTTGAATATTTGTATATTTACCAAATATTGCTCTGATATCTCTTAACAGTTGTGGGATTTATTAAATCATAGTGATAAGACTCTCTATTTAAGTTGAATTTTTAAGACTACTTATAGTAGTGCTTGAGTTTATTCATCTAGAGTGGGCAATAACTTTAAATACTGTATCTTGGATGTTGCAgaatatttgataattttaaatgcCTTATTGATTGTAGATGTAATTTTCATTATCCCACCCCCTTCTCTTTCCCCcctcctttcttttttctcccGCTTTTTCCTTTAATTCTCTGTACATTGATCAACTGTCATGGTTTTtatggcaattttgctgcaaaAATCTCTGGATGCACCAGACCTCAAGTTGTTGAAGATGCATGGAACACACTTGTTCAGATGCATGCACTGGAAAAGACTGCAAGGGGCCGTTATGAACCTACGTTTTATGGACAATTGATAGCCAGTTGTCCTTTGTCGTTTGATGCTTCTGTTCTAGTTCTGAAATTTGGGAATGCTGGTATGATACATAAGGGCATATTGCTGGGTATAATGATGGATACACACCCTATACCCATTCTTCATCCAGGTGGTTGTTGGGGCTACAATTGGTTCCATTATGTCTCTTGTGTAGTATTGGCTATGAATGCTTTTATTCAGGATGCATATCAATCCTTTTTGTTTGTTAGGATCATTGGTTTATCAAGTTCTACAGGAATTTGCATTTGTTTTGTTGTATTTGTGATCCGTCATTGGCTTAAAGATGACTAAAACCACACTAAACCTGTTGTAGCATTGCACTAAATTGTGTTGGTTAATGAAATATCATTTTGTATATCAAGATTGAAGTATTTGTTATATACCAGCAGAAGCAATTAGGGCAATACTTAGTTGTTTATCAAGATTGAACCACTTCAGATAGGACAATACTAGTTAGAAGCAATGAGGATTAATCCAAAAACTACTGAATTGTTGCCACTACATTATAATGAGTTTATTGACAAGTAGGGGACTAGTAGTATACTTAAATCGTTTGGAAATGTGTGAATGTTGTTATTATGtgatttattttcttaaacttATTGGCTTGATTAATGGGGGAGGGACCTGAATAATTTAGATAAGGTTATTGTTCAAATATCAGTGTTATTTAGATACCAAAAATACACTTCTTGATTAGTACATACTAACATTTACTGAAGTGCGTAATTAAGGTGTGAAACACATGATGACCTTTGTGGTACATGTGCAAGGAGTTAGTTGCTCAGCTTCAGAATGATGAGACCAAGTCCAAAACACATTTAAAAGATAGTCCAAATTTCAACAACATTTATTCAAAGTTAGTACCAATCAAAGTCACATAAAAGCTTTCTCATCACTTTAGGAGCGTCACTGGTTGTGTGCAGTTAGGACAAGGCGATGCTACTTCTGCTGTAATATGAAGTTATGTTGTAAGTTGTAACCTAGTCAATCGAAAAAAATGGCTTCTTTTTGTTCAGTTTTGTTGAAAtcctaaaaccataaaaataTGCATCTCCATTTTACAACTACTTTCACTTCTccatgtttgtatttttatcctttcaaaTATGGCAATGCCTAAGACTAAGAAGCAACAATAAACTGCAAAACTAACATTAGTGTTACATTTATATCTTATGGTTTTGCTTAAGAAGCAAGTACAAGCCATTTAAAACATCAAGAACCACTTAAGTATTATACAGGAGAAGCAGAAATGACCAAAACCAGAGTTCTATAACATATAGCTAACTAGTTTAAGCCTCCTGGATGGACAGCATTCTGATTCTGATTCATCTCTAAGAGAGAAACCAATTCAACAAACGAAAATCCTTAAAAGAAACACTGAAATCCACTTTAAACCCTTGAATATGCGGTTCCACTAATTCAATAACTGAGGCAATTCCATTCAATAACTGAGCACAAACTTTTCTCATCCTTCCTCCGATTCTGATTCAGCATTCCGAAGCCAATCAATGAATGGTTGATCATTCTTCCATACTTGAGAGTCCTTCTTATCACCCTTCAGTCCCTTTGAATACCAATGCATGACGTGCTCTTCCTCCACCAAATCAACATCATAGAGGGCTTTCAGAATAAGTGCAACCTCATTCAACTCATTGCTACATTTCTTGTAATAGAACTCCTCAGCAGCATTGAGCAATAACAGCTGCGATCCCTCGTCATCTCCAGCAACTGCACCAGCAAGGTGattcttcctcttggtagcttcttTTCCAAACGCTTTTTTGACGTCATCAAATAATCCTTCAAGAAGTGCATTCATCTTCTCCTAAGCAGATACAGGAAATGCAGCAATATGTGACTGCAATTCTTTCGCTGCAACACCTTTCTTTAAATATGCTTTCACTTCCCTGACCACAGTTGCATAGTTCACAGTGTCACCATTCTCAGAACCCTTGCATATCAGAGCATATCAGAATTAATATTCATGATCATTAACAATCCTAAATCACAGTAATGACTAATGATAacaacaattgaagaagcaagatgaaaatttatatattaactaaccaattaaaagtttaaaacaacaattatagttaaaaaaataaaaaaaaaacttctaaAGAGAGCAGAGATTGTAGTATCATTGTGAAAAATCCAACTCGACCAGGCTTAGTCAAGGGGGAAGATGAATGTACTTACCTGCTCAATCAATTAAGGAACGAACTAGATCCTTCAAGACAAAGCACAGAGTGAGACAAGGAGCACGAC
The Arachis duranensis cultivar V14167 chromosome 5, aradu.V14167.gnm2.J7QH, whole genome shotgun sequence genome window above contains:
- the LOC107487812 gene encoding protein FAR1-RELATED SEQUENCE 5-like translates to MENDGKESYKDGDQSEDLSVEYECSSDESDDIVDVTVDVGIFANKEFHKNRERHWKHLKRDNRQREHRAITRVNCRARIRFIRHYRTGKWKVSVFESEHNHPLCPPKYRHLIVVNHGLDEADKTQADSLRAFGVKTCHIIGYMGFQKGGYDKVDFTSKDLHNHISKTRRGKVKDGYAFAVLAYLFSKAYSDPLFLGKFTLKDGRLDNLVWADRESVVDYECFGNVLAFDTTYKKNVYNKPLVIFSETNHHFQTTIFGCALLSDERSETFKWALKEFSEIMSGKLSRDIMTDGDRAMRERWNKIISKYVLAENEWVQGIYNDRMKWATAYLREHFFGRIRTISQCEGIYSLLKNYVDSKTNLLEFMHKFSEVLRHYQNNHLTADFETFYKFPVLTTCLESFEKQAAELYTRNIFKLVKDEIDAAGALNVTECPNSRDIIEYNTSEYFNQQWQFKVSYNKDKDLFADECRLFETRRLPCSHIFGVLKHRNAKCVPTSLILKR